In one window of Lampris incognitus isolate fLamInc1 chromosome 3, fLamInc1.hap2, whole genome shotgun sequence DNA:
- the itpa gene encoding inosine triphosphate pyrophosphatase yields the protein MAVPAGRSVVFVTGNVKKLEEVIQILGDKFPHKLVSKKIDLPEYQGEPDEISIQKCKEAAQQIDGPVIVEDTCLCFRALGGLPGPYIKWFLDKLKPEGLYKLLAGFEDKSAWALCTFAFSAGKGEPVQLFRGITEGHIVEPRGPRDFGWDPCFQPDGYEKTYAELPKEVKNSISHRYRALAAMSEHFAQSNSDTPQTKKKKQEE from the exons ATGGCTGTGCCTGCCGGTAGGTCCGTGGTCTTCGTGACTGGAAACGTAAAGAAACTCGAAGAG GTCATTCAGATCCTGGGAGACAAGTTTCCCCATAAACTAGTTTCCAAGAAGATTGATT TGCCTGAATACCAGGGAGAACCAGATGAGATCTCAATACAGAAGTGTAAGGAGGCAGCACAGCAG ATTGATGGACCAGTGATTGTGGAGGACACCTGTCTGTGTTTCAGAGCCCTGGGTGGTTTGCCTGGTCCTTACAT AAAATGGTTCCTGGACAAACTAAAGCCAGAAG GCTTGTACAAGCTCCTTGCGGGGTTTGAAGATAAATCAGCCTGGGCTCTATGCACTTTTGCCTTCTCTGCTGGGAAAGGAGAACCAGTGCAACTCTTCAGAGGGATAACAGAG ggccATATCGTGGAGCCCAGAGGTCCTAGAGACTTTGGATGGGACCCCTGCTTCCAGCCTGATGGATATGAAAAAAC CTATGCAGAGCTGCCTAAAGAAGTGAAGAACTCTATCTCTCACCGCTATCGGGCTCTGGCTGCCATGTCTGAGCACTTTGCTCAGTCCAACAGTGACACACCacagaccaagaagaagaagcaggaagAGTAA